In Clarias gariepinus isolate MV-2021 ecotype Netherlands chromosome 21, CGAR_prim_01v2, whole genome shotgun sequence, the sequence ctgagcatgttaaatgttaggATTCATAACATCACAATTAGAAGTCGTCCTTAATAGCCAGTGGCAAGTTTGGTTTAAAACCAACTGCATTATAGCAGAAccacctcatacccactgtaGTGGAGGGCTGATGATTTTGACTTGTTTTTGCCGCCACAGGACCTGGACAACTTATAGTCATTGAGTCGACCATGAACCTCGCTGTAttccagagtattctagaggcaaatgtgaggccacCTTTACGACTAGTTTGCTTGATCCTTTATCTGTAAAATCAGAACAAAGACTTTGTGTTGCAGCAAGAAATCAGCTTTCACATTGCTCATTTCAATGATTTCTAGCTCCTAGTTAAAATGCGAGTAGGTAACTCTTGaaataattcttaaaatatcaataatattgaGGCTGCAAACCAATTGCAAACCAGctgcacctactgtactgtagactgTGTATATGCAAGCCCATGGAACAACATTACTAATGTAAAACCCCTCAGTGTGGAGTGGGGAGGGGCAGTCAAACCTGGGTATGGTACGAAGCAATGGTGCCTAATGGTGCCTATAGACCCTAAGACGGCATTCATACACTTTATTTCCCCACATCTCCTTGTATAttatgttctgtattttttatcTGATTTAATGAAACTGCATGTTGACTGAATAAAGTCTGTGTATTCTATTTGATCTACATTATATACTAAAATGTACAGGTTGCTTTGTCTGAATTTCTAACAGCTCACCTTTGTCTCCTTCATCCTCCCGCAagagttcttcttcttccagaCCACAATTCTAGCGACAACAGTGACGAGAGCGATGAAAGTCCCAGCTACAGCAATGATGATAGCAATCGGTGGTCCGCCTGTTAAATcagcacacactacacattCCTCTGAAAAGTCTTTACTATTTGCTTTATACAACTTTGatgtataaatatacaaataaccagcttttttctttctacatctctagttttataaaaaaagtttttatctgACCTCTCATGATTTGGCTCACATTCATCACTAACTCCTTCTCCAAGCTGCTGTGCTGAACCACGCAGGTGTAGGTGTGTTTCTGCAGCTCCTCAGCTGGGACTTTCAGAATGCTTCTCCTCTGGAAGCTTCCATCCTGGTTGGGTAACGTCTCTCTGAGCTCCACGTCCTCATGCACGTCCTCTCCGTCCTTCTGCCAGGTGGTGTTTAGTGCTTTGGGGAAGAAACCTGTAGCGTGACACACCACCTCTGGAGAAGGAGAGTGTTTATGGAACAATGACACCTCAGGATGAACTGCAGggacacacagacgcacacaggaaaaaaatataaatttttaaaaacctcttaAATTCAATTATAAAAGAGAAGGGAAAAGTGTTTTAGTGTGTAACTACATTTTGGTTAAAAAAtgatcatgttttatttatcaatacagtagaaccttggattacaagcataattcgttccggaagagtgtttgtatttcaaaacacctgtaaatcaaagcaaatttcccccttaaggaataatggaaactcagattattcgttccacaaccccaaaaaatatatacataaaaataatttatacaaaaaataaaacaaattaacctgcactttatctttaaaaaagtaaaaataaatccagacagataagtgtttcctttAGTGTTTGTCTGTGCCGTGTATATTTTTATGTGCTcacgcgctgtgtatgtgtgtgtgtttgtgcgcgcaagcgctgtgtatgtgcatgtgtgtgtttgtgcgacagcctcttcctcttcttgtcttacacagtaacccctCCTCGTCTCTTATTTGAGAAGGGGGAGGAACTACGATGTGGAATGACCGCCTCATCGGGAAAACTAACAAGAAACATCTCTGACACTTGTGTGAgcgcacactaacggaatcactgccgTAAAGtagaaataatacaaattaatctgcactttaaaaaagatttgcaacagagcagtgttttctttagagtgtgtgtgtcaagggaagaggtgggtgtgtgtgaaggggcatggtgtccaatgtGCAGGggaatgttactttttaaagtaatgtctaattacataaaaaaattactttatatgtaatcagttacattacagcgttaccttctgataaaagtaactagtttgagtacttttccattgcaaaaactgaaaactcctttgtgattcctcatgcatgttgtttttaatcaagacctttataattattctaccatcatcactcagccaagtttggcccataatctgttaactactaatacccccatctcacctacgtggtttcACGCAGTAGCCTTAAgtatggttcatcatgatttaccgcaagttttggcgctgtgattaagtttccatctttccatgcATCGGTCACGCATCcacgcatagtcaaaccgcacaggtgagataggggtataacagagggggggtggggcttgtaggaccattttcacacatacactaacGGATTGataatgactgctgtctggctcacggattacataccacgctttggattatttttttgatgtaacgagtaatctaagtACTCTAACACattactttgtaacgcgttacacccaacactgccaATGACGCGCATTCACACACATAACAGCAGGCTGACACagaaagggaaagagaaaatggatctttgtcctctctaataagactttcttttgctttacacacgtgcacacgtgtgttaaaattaaaacagtacaCGATCGCTGTACtcgcacaaacacaaaataaaagatgctttatgcACACCCTGTGCGTTACACATATCACAGTGTTATAacaaacagtacacacatgcacggatgttgattataccagtaagagacgcacacAAGGGCCGAGcagaggagacgattacccacaattctgcagcgcaaaagagagaatAACCATGGCTCAGTTGTGTTCATGTGACGCTCTGCATCAAAacagaagcgcatgcgtgctacatgatGCTTGGTACccttaaaccaagacttgctcgtcttgcaaaacgcttGCAAATAGTGTTActtgcaatctgaggttccactgtacaaataaaacggTCTGATGTTgaaagggccttgctcaagggctcaacagtgccAACTTAGCATTGCTGGAGCTCGAACCGCTGACTTTACGATCAGTAACCTAGCCTTAACCaattgagccaccactgtcccCAATAGCTGCACTTACTTGCAACCACCTTGAAGTCCCTAATCTCCTTTAGATAGAGATACATCTTCCACACAGCAGATAGTCCAGCTAAGAACATCTTCCACCGCTCTTATATGTCACTTTGtgttcctcttttttctttaaatatgtatttaccactgccatttgcATCCTTTTTGCAAAACCTACAATAACCTGTCCTTCCGCATTGCTCTCCTGGACCCCATATCTACGCATCACTTcctcatcacctctgttcccttctcCAACCATTAAGGTTAGTTATCCATAAGGTTTGTTAGTTATCTTTCTCTTTTGAGGACACTCACTAGCACTGTCTAACTCATTCCAGAAATCTTCTTTCTCCTTCACATCACATCCTACCCGTGGAGCATATGCACATGACATTTATCATTACACCTTCCACTTCCATTTTCACTTCCACTCAAACTGTGTGATGTATTGTAGTAGTGCACGTGTGTAGTGCATTAAGGTTGTCCTTTACATATTAACAggtatactgtgtgtgtctgtgtgtgtagcctGCTACAGGTAAAGTAACAGATCAGATCACACACTTTACCTTTCCTTCCCCAAGTCTGCTCGCTGTAAGCCACAATCTTTCTTAACTGTTCGATACAGTGAACCTCCAGGAATGTTTTCCAGTGTCCATTATACCCATTAGCATCCCAGTTCTGTATAATTATTTTGGCCTGATCATTAGCTGTATTCCACTGGACATTTGAGacgttaaaataaaaatctattaaatctTCTCCATCATATCCATACAGATCGTATCCGTTTATGTTACTGTCATCATTAAGCCCACAGCCGTACATTCGCTGTAGCGTATGAATCCCAAcacctaaaaacacacacatacatagtgCAGTAAATTGAATTCGCTGTGCTGACCTTCACTGTATATCAATACTTTGTCCACAATTGATTTAATGTATCAATTAAACGGGCCATGCAAAAGTAGCTGAATGCTGATGTTTTTGCAGGCCGATGTATTAAACCAAGGTACACAAAGTCtcccccctcaaaaaaaaagtcaccacctggatttaactaatcaaATAGCTAAGAGCTTACCACTGGAtaattcttctttgtctttgggctgttccctttcaggggtagccacagcgaatcatctgcatccatctaaccctatcctctgcatcctcttctctcacaccaactaactttatgccctctcttactgcatccataaatctgctctttggtcttcctctagacctcctgcctggcagttccaacctcaacatccttctaccgatatattcactatctctcctctgaacatgtccaaaccaccttaatttggcctctctgactttatctccaaaacatctaacgtgggttgtccctctgatgaactcattcttgatcctatccatccttgtcactcccaaggagaacctcaacatcttcagctctgctacctccaactctgcctcctgtctttttttcagtacCACGGTCTCTAAGCTGtaaagcattgctggtctcaccactgtcctgtacacctttcctttcattcttgctgatactcttttatcgcacaacacacctgaaacttttctccacccattccaacctgcctgtacccgcctcttaatctcctttccacactctccgttgctctggaccattgaccctacgtacttaaagtcctgcaccttctttacctctgctccctgaagcctcttgcgttcctctcatttacacacatgtattccgtctaaCCTTCATTcttctgctttccagagcatacctccacctctccaaattttctttcaCCTGTTCCTTGCTctcactacaaagcacaatgtcatctgcaaacatcatgtgacattgtgctttgtagtgagAGCCATtgccttttatttaaagcaaaagGTGGTCCAATGAAATATTCAAGTAAGtgactttttcctctttttggctGAGCAGTGTATCATGGTACATTAtggtaaataaagaaaagtgaGTTTTTCAGACTTGGTTCCAAAACTAATTattacaaacaataaaaaatatagaatttaaTCTTACCTTTATCATGATTTAAAGCTTTTATGACTGTTGCAAACGTTCTGTTAAAACAATGCTGGTTGATCTGCATGTCCTCTCGCAGACTCTTTCAGTACTTTTCAGACTCAAACTCATTTATCCATTCGGCTCGTTCAAGAGACCCACTGTTCGTACTCTCGTAAATAATAAACTGCTCTCTGTCTACCAGGCCAATAGCCGTGTACCCTTtgaaaggctacactcgatgctgcgtgaaaacgctaagGGAATATctttttcgtgttgccggttgtgaagcatgtgtgtatcaaacacgctaAATTTTGgattatataacctcggtcggtgacgtcatctgatgagacgcacctgcaggttataaataggagtaaactggaaacattcctcagatttttTGTCTTCACCGCTTTGTGCGCGTGTGCGTTTTAACAAgcatataaacaaactaaaatacatttaaaaagcagAAATCATAGCATATAAAACTCACCAGCAATACTGGCCAAGTTTAGAGCTAGATGCCCCCCTCCTTGCGAAAATTTCCTCTCGGAGGGCGATCTATATGCTTTCTGTTTTGAATATTTGGGTGAAaagcacgctctcgaagggcttaatggCGAGTGCGAGCAttgtgatcttctccccatgaaggTGCTGCGCGCGCGTCTTGTGTTCTTTACGGAACCACGAGCCGCACCCCGCTCCTGGGGTTCGCAAGCTGATCTCGCCGAGGCGCGAGAGACAGAGTCcttttctctcgccctctcctcCGATCccgaagtctctccttccacttcacgagcgcacttCATGAACTGCTATGTCAAAAAGCACAGATTCAAAATGTTAACTGTGAAAATTATTGTTTCACAAATCCAACcagaggattggtttgtgacaatagacctgaaggacgcatactttTACATAGAAATtctgccacaacacaggaagttcctgaggttcgctttcgggggaaaagcttaccagtatcgggtccttccatttggtctagctctctcaccccgcacatacacaaaatgtgtctggacgcgatggcccatacgtggcccaattcACGTCTTTTGGTGTTCcccctgatagctctgctcctgggagtcctggcgagggtccgtcaacatgGTTTGCGCCTCTTgctgatagcgccccgttggccgaccagagttctcagatctaatatctctccttcgacggctcaccttggatgattccagtgagttgggatcttctgtctcagacgcaggggacaatattttatccctggcccgagctttggaaccttcacgtttaccccctgaatgggaccaactaagtcaagctggtcttccagccagcgtaatcgACACTATCCTAAACTTtagagctccctccactaggagagcttatgccctcaaatggaatgtatttgaaagttggtgcatgacgaggCAGGTAGACTCAGTccgctgccaaattgtttcagtgctgtagttcctgcaagaaaagttgtttcgggcttgtgccctagtaccctcagaacGTACGTGgtcgctatttcagcctgcgaCGTTCTAATTGATGGGGTGACTGTgagaaaacaccctttagttgctcgtttcattcgtggagctaaatggTTGAGGGCACCCACTAGAGCCAATACCCCTTCGtaggatttatctatcgtgctcgaaggtctaattgacactcctttcgaaTCACTTGAGTCAGCACCTGACAGGTTTCTCaccctcaagatggtttttcttatgccCATTACCTCTCTGAAAaggattggagatctgcgcacctcgggttactttgctgtaaccctgttccctgaaatgccgcaatgccgcactgcctacgtgactggacgtccgttcagacaaatcaatctgaggaatttttccagtttactcctatttataacctgcaagtgcgtctcatcagatgacgtcacccgaccgaggttatataagccaaaatttggcgtgtttgatacacacatgctttacaaccggcaacatgaaaagatattcccttAGCgatttcacgcagcatctcattcccgccttttcagggaacagggttccagcaaagtaacccgagacgaagTCTGGGAAACTGATTCCTGCTGGGACTGCAGTGTAGATGTACTGTAGAGTGTGTATGACTGCAAAGACAAGAACAAAGATagaaaagttacattttagAAAGAAAGTAGAAAAAAGATAAAGCTGTTATCTCTTTATAATATTATGTATGGTAAAATATGAGTATAACTGCTTATGTTTAAGTTCTCCCAGTTCACCGTACACACTACAGCCCCTGCCCGAGGAGTAAGAACAGGTGGCACAGCAGCCGAGCAAAACTGACagcaaatgccaaaatgcagaaCAGAACCGCAAGTTGTATTGTAAGGCAGACCAGTCTGTAATAACTGATAGATACACTGTGATTATTTTACTATGATGAAGaacatcttagaaatattgccaaactcaggagcatcttatccgtatctgatgcagaaaagctagttcatgcattcatgacctctagactggactattgtaatgcattactaggtggttgtcctgcatcctcaataaagaagcttcagttagtccaaaatgcagctacCACGGTTCTCGCTAGATCCAGAAAacatgatcatataaccccaatattattatccctgcactggctacctgttcagtttagaattaattacaaaatagtattacttacatacaaggcttttaatggtttagctccctcatacctaaccagtcttctgatacgctacaatccaccacattccttaagatcacaaaactctggacttctggtagttcccagaatttttagctccaaagctttggaatagccttccagacagtgttcggggctcagacagtttcccagtttaaaagtagactcaagacgcatctctttaatctggcatacgcgtaactcgtCCCATAACTTCATTCTCCAGTACATCtgtcctgaatggcaactacgctaatactctgttttgtacttttctacccatcccgaggcatctggagattgtgcaagcttcagtagacaaaggccagccctgcgaggatcctgaggcatccagagaaggacaaGCTCCAGacggattctgctttatgatggctggagctacacatcctgctcctgtgctcccagtgatccagaccccatctgccctctgcacctactcgtccctgtgctgaactggactacatgttaatttaaataatttctgttatattaacctttcagctgcataacacacatgatgttatatcatctctatctgttatcacccaaatgagggttaaaatgaaattatttttatttttattattttattttaattatttatttattttgaaataaatgttttttttttcatttttgtaaagctgctttgagacaatgaccataaaattgaattgaatttaattaaaacatatgacaaagaagaagaagaatatactatacataaataatatgaattatttataagaagaagaagaagacatacatacatatatacatacagtcttatgcaaaagtttacgcaccccttgataaataacagattttggagatttttttaattgaaaagatattaacacagtctctcttggaaatggaaaaaatgcacaatgttttcagcaaacattgatgcatagttacttcttatgtcataaattgaacaaaatttttaaaaataaaaactttattatgGCACTGAGCAAAGTTTGGCCACCCTAAGAATGAGTCTCAGATTCTCTTTACAAGCTTTCAGACCTTAATTAGCTCGCtagatctgatgcatggcaacagctgttATTAGTACACTcatctaaaggattattaggaacaccatactaatacggtgtttgaccccctttcgtcttcagaactgccttaattctacgtggcattgattcaacaaggtgttgAAAGCATTCATTAGAAATGTTGgaccatattgataggatagcatctggcagttaatggagatttgtgggatgcacatccagggcatgaagctcccattccaccacatcccaaagatgctctattgggttgagatctggtgactgtggggcccattttagtacagtgaactcattgtcatgttcaagaaaccaatttgacaTGTTGGAAGTAACCATctgaggatgggtacatggtggtcataaagggatggacatggtcaaaaacaatgctcaggtagcccgtggcatttaaacgatacCCAATTGGCaatacgccaaattctgactctacaatttgaatgtctcaacagagatcgagactcatcagaccaggcaacatttttccagtcttcaactgtccaactTGGGtaagcttgtgcaaattgtagcctctttttcctatttgtagtggagatgagtggtacccggtggggtcttctgctgttgtagaccatccgcctcaaggttgtgcgtgttgtggcttcgcaaatgctttgctgcatacctcggttgtaacaagtggttatttcagtcaaagttgctcttctatcagcttgaatcagtcggcccattctcctctgacctctagcatcaacaaggcattttcgcccacaggactgacacatactggatgtttttcccttttcgcaccattctttgtaaaccctagaaatggttgtgcgtgaaaatcccagtaactgagcagattgtgaaatactcagaccggcccgtctggcaccaacaaccatgccacgctcaaaattgcttaaatcacctttctttcccattctgacattcagtttggagttcaggagattgtcttgaccaggaccacacccttAAATGcactgaagcaactgccatgtgattggttgattaaattcaaattcaaattttatactgtgattggttgattagataattccattaatgagaaattgaacaggtgttcctaataatcctttaggtgagtttAAATGCCAGTTTCCgagctttacaaatactttgactcttcaaACCTTGTGTACACACTTGCAGACATTCAACAACCATGAgttcctctaagcagctgtgtaagactctgAAAATAAAAGTTACTAATGCCGGcaatgcaggagaaggctacaagaagatagcaaagtgctgtcagcttgcagtttccacagtgagaaatgtaattaagagatggcagttcaggggaactgtggaggtcaagatgagatctggaagaccaagaaaactctcAGAAGGAACTGCTTGTATGCTGGTCAGATAGATAAATCAAAACCCCccaaaaacctgcaggaagatGTTGCAGACTCAGGTGTGGTGGTGCGCTGGTCCACAAGACCTTCATGAaagagtcagcagaagaaaaccttacctgTGTCCccattataaaatctaacatcAAACgtatgcaacagaacatctacacAAGTGCTGTGGgctgatgaagttaaaatagaactctttggCCCATCAGCaaggcatgtttggagaaaaaaaagagcagcattttatgaaaaaaacactttgccTACTATTAAGCATAGGGGTatctatcatgctttggggtcGTGTTGCAGCCACTGGCACAGGAAAAAATGCACGGGTGgagggaagaatggattccactaaataccagctaattctggaagcaaacatcataCCATCTGAAAAAgagctgaagctgaaaagagcatggcttctacaacaggacaatgatcctaaacataccCCAAAATCCACTATGGAATACTTCAAGAGAtgcaagctgaaggttttggaatggccatcacagtcccctgatttaaacatcattgaagatttgtgggtagatcttaaaagagctgtgcatgcaagacgaccaaagaatattacagaactggAAGCCTTTTACAAggaagaatgggagaaaatccCAAGTATAAGAACTGAAAGACCTTTAGTTGGCtataaaaagcatttgcaatctgtgatatctgccagagCAGGTGTTATTAAGTACTGATTATTTatggtgcccaaacttttgcacagtgccacaataatgtttttatttttttatttattctgttaacatcttttcaattaaaaaaatataaaaatcaaggGAGGGTTATTTTTTAAGGGATGCCTAAACTTTCGCATTAGACTATACATACAcaaagagactgaggaggagcttcttcccgcaggcgatacagACTCTCAATCACAACACCACATAGGACTTAACACTCTGATCAGCTTCCTCACAATCACACAACCCACCATGTTGCTCATCACATATTACATATGGCCattggtgtcaaaagtattcacattcattacttgagtagaagtatggatactagggtttaaaaagacttctttagaagttaaagtatcaactcaagctttttactcaagtaaaagtgtaaaagtactggtttcaaaactacttaaagtataaaagtaaaagtaacgtgaggggaaaaagcattaaggataaaagcttaggctgtgccacgggcctatatactgcactaacacctcataaaaaataataataataagaagaagaagaagaaaattgtgttgttgtctttttgttgtatttttttacggccatagtgatttgggatactgtatatggcaattgaaaatgaatgcattttagtatGTGTACTAACCATATATGtatactactgagcattaacatgtttcatggagaagaagatatgataaggtattttaatggtgcataaagtcaaacttcagaggcgtgtcatcagtaacctttattggaatgtaaatgtacatccaagcttagctgcaggaatctgtgagggcaacatacaagaaaattagtgtacccagggcaggcttagtaacaattacccttgtgtggttgtctacaataaacataagtgctgtcagaatgaaggattaatccaagtgattcatcaaaaaaaaaaaatatatatatatatatataattcctgttaccttcctggtgctgttccGTTCGTCGCtggtgacatttcgctcgaatcttgagtctctatcacggacatcttcgccTACTTATTACAaccttatacccctatctcacctatgcggtttcgcacggtggccataagtacggtttATTATAATTCACGCGAGTTTTTGGCAGTGAATACGTTTATAGTAcgttgactcacggtgagatgcgatgttaggcaccgtgagctgccgcgattgcccACCGATGTTCCGCTAATGTTCCGCGAAGATCTGCGAGGTCtgcaa encodes:
- the LOC128509728 gene encoding BOLA class I histocompatibility antigen, alpha chain BL3-7-like, whose translation is MYLYLKEIRDFKVVAIHPEVSLFHKHSPSPEVVCHATGFFPKALNTTWQKDGEDVHEDVELRETLPNQDGSFQRRSILKVPAEELQKHTYTCVVQHSSLEKELVMNVSQIMRGGPPIAIIIAVAGTFIALVTVVARIVVWKKKNSCGRMKETKVSC